One region of Malaclemys terrapin pileata isolate rMalTer1 unplaced genomic scaffold, rMalTer1.hap1 H_1, whole genome shotgun sequence genomic DNA includes:
- the LOC128829621 gene encoding natural cytotoxicity triggering receptor 3 ligand 1-like has translation MATLWGRRAGTVGLGVLLVPLFVLRVAAGSQLQIYTPPSSQAPLGSGALLKCRFSIGEQIDLSSLRVQWHFSGRRILEYPPGQGAPQPGASISEQELRNGNASLSLARVTPFDQGPYKCIVGYGVEELQSETTLSVAAAPRISIPRRLARTDTESFFLCHVWGFYPRDVTITLLRDGRVLTHSTCSAPQRNPDGTFNLTLTYTFTPSASDSGSIFSCHVSHAALAQPLQEEFPLDVTESQLIVSVGPSPVRAVLGSDVLLPCSFAVGEPISLSKFYLAWARGGEKVAEYLREQPTQQPGVKLFPEELSRGNCSLGLRNVRVEDEDRYTSTLIYTPDRSEQHLELQVTAAPRLSIPRRSAGTDAATSFPCHVWGFYPGDVTVTWLRDGRVLTDASRSSPQRNPDGTFNLTLTYTFTPTASDSGSIFSCRVSHSALAQPLREEFPLDVTSGAGAAPSKAITGVCIALLLVMVAVLAIYFWRRRRGRKGNTGPAQWLWGCRVSGEG, from the exons caggctcccagctgcagatctACACCCCCCCGTCCTCCCAGGCCCCGCTGGGCTCTGGGGCGCTGCTGAAATGCCGGTTCAGCATTGGGGAGCAGATTGACCTGAGCTCCCTGCGGGTTCAGTGGCATTTCTCAGGGCGCCGGATACTGGAGTACCCACCGGGGCAGGGagcaccccagcccggagccagcATCTCGGAGCAGGAGCTAAGGAACGGGAACGCCTCGCTGTCGCTGGCCAGAGTGACGCCGTTTGACCAGGGGCCCTATAAATGTATCGTCGGGTACGGCGtggaggagctgcagagtgaGACGACCCTCAGCGTGGCCG CGGCTCCGAGAATCTCCATCCCCCGGCGATTGGCCAGGACAGATACTGAGAGCTTTTTCCTGTGCCACGTGTGGGGATTCTACCCCCGGGACGTCACCATCACGTTGCTGAGAGACGGACGGGTTCTGACCCACTCcacctgctctgccccccagagGAACCCAGACGGGACCTTTAACCTCACCCTGACCTACACCTTCACCCCCAGCGCAAGCGACTCCGGCAGCATCTTCTCCTGCCACGTCAGCCacgcggctctggcccagcccctgcaggaGGAGTTCCCTCTGGATGTCACAG AGTCCCAGCTGATCGTGTCCGTGGGGCCCTCTCCGGTGAGGGCCGTGCTGGGCTCGGACGTGCTGCTGCCGTGTAGCTTCGCTGTGGGCGAACCCATCAGTCTGTCTAAATTCTACCTGGCCTGGGCCCGGGGAGGTGAGAAGGTGGCTGAGTACCTCAGAGAACAGCCGACTCAGCAGCCCGGGGTGAAGCTTTTCCCGGAGGAGCTGAGCAGGGGGAACTGCTCCCTGGGGCTGAGGAATGTGAGGGTGGAGGACGAGGACAGATACACCAGCACCCTCATCTACACGCCCGACCGATCTGAGCAGCACCTGGAGCTGCAGGTGACAG CTGCTCCCAGACTCTCCATCCCCCGGCGATCGGCCGGAACAGACGCAGCgacctccttcccctgccacgtGTGGGGATTCTACCCCGGGGACGTCACCGTCACGTGGCTGAGAGACGGGCGGGTTCTGACTGACGCCTCCCGCTCTTCCCCCCAGAGGAACCCGGACGGGACCTTTAACCTCACCCTGACCTACACCTTCACCCCCACCGCGAGCGACTCCGGCAGCATCTTCTCCTGCCGCGTCAGCCACTCGGCCCTGGCTCAGCCCCTGCGGGAGGAGTTCCCCCTGGATGTCACAT CAGGTGCAGGCGCGGCTCCTTCGAAGGCCATCACTGGGGTCTGCATCGCACTGCTGCTAGTCATGGTGGCTGTGTTAGCCATTTACTTCTGGagacggaggagggggcggaaagGTAACACGGGCCCAGCCCAGTGGCTGTGGGGATGCAGAGTGTccggggaggggtga